In one window of Tenacibaculum mesophilum DNA:
- a CDS encoding methylmalonyl-CoA mutase family protein, translating into MEQITPYKPKHKVRIVTAASLFDGHDAAINIMRRIIQSTGVEVIHLGHDRSVEEVVNCAIQEDANAIAMTSYQGGHNEYFKYMYDLLQEKGAGHIKIFGGGGGVILPEEIKELMDYGITRIYSPDDGRELGLQGMINDLVQQSDFAIGDALNGEVDKLADKEVGSIARVISAAENFPEVAKEALETIHKKNKNSKTPVLGITGTGGAGKSSLVDELVRRFLIDFPNKTIGLISVDPSKRKTGGALLGDRIRMNAINNERVYMRSLATRQSNLALSKYVNEAVEVLKAAEFDLIILETSGIGQSDTEIIEHSDTSLYVMTPEFGAATQLEKIDMLDFADLVAINKFDKRGALDALRDVKKQYMRNNNLWDVHMDDMPVFGTIASQFNDPGMNSLYKAIMDKLVEKAGADLQSTFEITKEMSEKIFVIPPSRTRYLSEISENNRAYDKKVDEQEKVAQKLYGIHQTILSVIPNEVTEPFLTKNGIDQDAIQKQVQEEEQPFVKLLFAQFDKVKLNLDPHNWEIILNWQDKVKKYKDPIYSFKVRDKEIKIETHTESLSHTQIPKVALPKYQAWGDLLRWNLQENVPGEFPYASGLYPFKRTGEDPTRMFAGEGGPERTNRRFHYVSLGMPAKRLSTAFDSVTLYGNDPGHRPDIYGKIGNAGVSICCLDDAKKLYSGFDLSHAMTSVSMTINGPAPMLLGFFMNAAIDQNCEKYIKEHKLEKKVETKLKELYDDKGIERPKYNGELPEGNNGLGLLLLGVTGDQILPADVYAEIKANTLAQVRGTVQADILKEDQAQNTCIFSTEFALRLMGDVQEYFIEKNVRNFYSVSISGYHIAEAGANPITQLALTLANGFTYVEYYLSRGMDINKFGPNLSFFFSNGIDPEYAVIGRVARKIWAKALKHKYGANPRAQMLKYHIQTSGRSLHAQEIDFNDIRTTLQALYAIYDNCNSLHTNAYDEAITTPTEESVRRAMAIQLIINKELGLAKNENPIQGSFIIEELTDLVEEAVLTEFDRITERGGVLGAMETMYQRSKIQEESLYYETLKHTGEFPIIGVNTFLSSKGSPTVTPQEVIRATEEEKQFQIKTKENLNKAHEDKIEQLLSEMQSAAINNQNLFEKLMDATKVCSLGQITSALFEVGGQYRRNM; encoded by the coding sequence ATGGAACAAATAACTCCCTATAAACCTAAACACAAAGTACGAATTGTAACTGCGGCTTCTTTATTTGATGGACACGACGCTGCCATTAATATTATGCGCCGAATTATTCAATCTACTGGGGTTGAAGTAATTCACTTAGGACATGATAGAAGCGTTGAAGAAGTAGTAAACTGTGCTATTCAAGAAGACGCAAATGCAATTGCTATGACTTCGTACCAAGGTGGACATAACGAGTACTTTAAGTACATGTACGATTTATTGCAAGAAAAAGGAGCTGGACATATTAAAATATTCGGAGGTGGTGGTGGAGTAATTCTACCAGAGGAAATCAAGGAATTGATGGACTATGGAATTACTCGTATTTACTCTCCTGATGATGGTCGTGAACTGGGATTACAAGGAATGATTAACGATTTAGTTCAACAATCAGACTTTGCCATTGGAGATGCGTTAAATGGAGAAGTAGACAAATTAGCCGATAAAGAAGTTGGCAGTATTGCTCGTGTAATTTCTGCTGCGGAGAACTTCCCCGAAGTTGCTAAAGAAGCTTTAGAAACCATTCATAAAAAAAATAAAAACTCCAAAACTCCAGTATTAGGTATCACGGGTACAGGTGGTGCTGGTAAATCGAGTTTAGTTGACGAATTAGTCCGTCGCTTCTTAATTGATTTTCCAAACAAAACTATCGGATTAATTTCTGTTGATCCTTCAAAAAGAAAAACAGGTGGTGCTTTGCTAGGTGATCGTATTCGTATGAATGCTATCAACAATGAACGTGTATACATGCGTTCATTAGCTACACGTCAGTCAAACTTAGCATTATCAAAATATGTAAATGAAGCAGTAGAAGTATTAAAAGCTGCGGAATTTGACTTAATCATTTTAGAAACTTCAGGTATTGGACAATCAGATACAGAGATTATCGAACATTCTGATACTTCTTTGTATGTAATGACTCCCGAATTTGGTGCTGCAACACAGTTAGAAAAAATCGACATGCTTGATTTTGCTGACTTAGTAGCCATTAACAAATTTGATAAAAGAGGAGCTTTAGATGCTTTACGCGATGTAAAAAAACAATACATGCGTAACAACAATTTATGGGATGTTCATATGGATGACATGCCTGTTTTTGGAACCATTGCATCTCAATTTAACGACCCAGGAATGAATTCGCTATACAAAGCGATTATGGATAAATTAGTTGAAAAGGCGGGAGCTGATTTACAATCTACTTTTGAAATTACGAAAGAAATGTCTGAAAAGATATTTGTAATTCCACCTAGTAGAACACGTTATTTATCTGAAATTTCAGAAAACAATCGCGCTTATGACAAAAAAGTTGATGAGCAAGAAAAAGTAGCTCAGAAATTATACGGAATCCATCAAACCATCTTATCTGTCATTCCGAACGAAGTGACGGAACCTTTCCTTACCAAAAACGGAATTGACCAAGATGCCATTCAGAAACAAGTTCAGGAGGAAGAACAACCATTTGTAAAGTTATTATTTGCTCAATTCGATAAAGTAAAACTAAATCTTGACCCACATAACTGGGAAATTATTTTAAACTGGCAAGACAAAGTAAAAAAATATAAAGATCCTATTTACTCGTTTAAAGTACGTGATAAGGAAATTAAAATAGAAACACATACTGAGTCACTTTCGCACACACAAATTCCGAAAGTAGCGTTACCAAAATACCAAGCTTGGGGTGATTTATTACGTTGGAATTTGCAAGAGAATGTTCCTGGAGAATTTCCTTATGCTTCAGGATTATATCCATTTAAACGTACTGGGGAAGATCCAACACGTATGTTTGCTGGTGAAGGTGGTCCTGAACGTACCAACCGTCGTTTTCACTATGTGAGTTTAGGAATGCCAGCAAAACGTTTATCTACAGCATTTGACTCGGTTACATTATATGGTAACGATCCAGGACACAGACCTGATATTTACGGTAAAATTGGAAATGCAGGAGTATCTATTTGTTGTTTAGACGATGCTAAAAAATTATACTCTGGTTTCGATTTAAGTCATGCTATGACTTCTGTTTCTATGACTATTAATGGTCCTGCTCCGATGTTATTAGGATTCTTTATGAATGCTGCTATCGATCAGAATTGTGAAAAATACATCAAAGAGCACAAACTAGAGAAAAAGGTTGAAACAAAACTTAAAGAATTATATGACGATAAAGGTATAGAACGTCCTAAATATAATGGAGAACTTCCTGAAGGTAATAACGGATTAGGATTACTACTTTTAGGCGTTACAGGTGATCAAATTTTACCTGCGGATGTTTATGCTGAAATTAAAGCAAATACCTTAGCACAAGTACGTGGTACGGTTCAAGCAGACATTTTAAAAGAAGATCAAGCACAAAATACGTGTATTTTCTCTACGGAATTTGCATTACGTTTAATGGGTGATGTACAAGAATATTTTATTGAAAAAAATGTTCGTAATTTCTACTCAGTATCTATCTCTGGATATCATATTGCAGAAGCTGGTGCAAACCCTATTACACAGTTAGCCTTAACACTAGCAAACGGATTCACTTACGTAGAATACTACTTATCAAGAGGAATGGATATTAATAAGTTTGGACCAAACTTATCATTCTTCTTCTCTAATGGTATTGATCCTGAATATGCAGTAATTGGTCGTGTAGCACGTAAAATTTGGGCAAAAGCTTTAAAACACAAATACGGAGCGAACCCAAGAGCACAAATGCTTAAATATCATATTCAAACTTCTGGACGTTCATTACATGCTCAGGAAATTGATTTTAATGATATCCGTACAACCTTACAGGCGTTATATGCAATTTACGACAACTGTAACTCATTACACACGAATGCATATGATGAGGCCATTACGACGCCTACAGAAGAATCAGTACGTCGTGCGATGGCCATTCAGTTAATCATCAATAAAGAATTAGGATTAGCTAAGAATGAAAATCCAATTCAAGGTTCATTTATTATTGAAGAATTGACTGATTTAGTTGAGGAAGCAGTGTTAACTGAATTCGATAGAATTACGGAGCGTGGTGGTGTTTTAGGAGCAATGGAAACGATGTACCAACGTTCTAAAATTCAAGAAGAGAGTTTATACTACGAAACCTTAAAACATACAGGTGAATTCCCAATTATTGGAGTAAACACCTTCTTAAGTTCTAAAGGTTCTCCAACGGTAACCCCACAAGAAGTTATTCGTGCTACCGAAGAGGAAAAACAATTCCAAATCAAAACGAAAGAGAATCTGAACAAAGCACATGAAGATAAAATAGAACAGCTTTTATCTGAAATGCAATCGGCAGCTATTAACAATCAAAACCTTTTTGAAAAATTAATGGACGCTACTAAAGTTTGTTCGTTAGGTCAAATTACCTCAGCTTTATTTGAAGTAGGTGGTCAATACAGACGAAACATGTAA
- a CDS encoding urocanate hydratase, with translation MTFKEQIKQGIPTTLPPKKEYDTTINHAPKRKEILTDEEKKLALRNALRYFDKKHHSALLPEFAEELEKYGRIYMYRFRPDYKMYARPIEEYPGKSEQAKAIMVMIQNNLDYAVAQHPHELITYGGNGAVFSNWAQYLLTMKYLSEMTNKQTLVMYSGHPMGLFPSHKDAPRVVVTNGVMIPNYSKPDDWEKFNALGVTQYGQMTAGSYMYIGPQGIVHGTTITVLNGFRKIGKSPKGNLFVTAGLGGMSGAQPKAGNIAGCITVCAEVNPKITQVRLDQGWIDEKITDLDELVARVRKAKENEEVVSLAYLGNIVDVWEKFAEENVYIDLGSDQTSLHNPWAGGYYPVDMSFEESNEMMANNPELFKEKVQETLRRHAKAINKHTEKGTYFFDYGNAFLLEASRAGADVMNPNPTLGREFKYPSYVQDIMGPMCFDYGFGPFRWVCTSGKPEDLAKTDAIACKVLEKIMKKSPEEIQQQMADNIQWIKGAQENKLVVGSQARILYADAEGRMKIAEAFNKVIKKGKIGPVVLGRDHHDVSGTDSPYRETSNIYDGSRFTADMAIHNVIGDSFRGATWVSIHNGGGVGWGEVINGGFGMLLDGSKDASRRLKSMLFWDVNNGIARRSWARNNEAVFAIKRAMEVEKKLKVTLPNLVDDALLENM, from the coding sequence ATGACTTTTAAAGAACAAATAAAACAAGGAATACCTACTACATTACCTCCAAAAAAGGAGTATGACACCACCATAAATCACGCACCAAAACGTAAAGAAATTTTAACTGATGAAGAGAAGAAATTGGCTTTACGTAATGCATTGCGTTATTTTGATAAAAAACATCATTCAGCATTATTACCAGAATTTGCTGAAGAATTAGAAAAGTACGGACGAATTTATATGTATCGTTTCCGTCCTGATTATAAGATGTACGCGCGTCCTATTGAAGAGTATCCAGGGAAATCAGAGCAAGCAAAAGCGATTATGGTAATGATTCAAAATAATTTGGATTATGCAGTAGCACAGCATCCTCACGAATTAATTACTTATGGTGGTAATGGAGCAGTATTTTCTAATTGGGCACAGTATTTATTAACCATGAAGTACTTATCTGAAATGACCAATAAACAAACTTTGGTAATGTATTCAGGACACCCAATGGGATTATTCCCATCACATAAAGATGCACCAAGAGTAGTGGTTACCAATGGTGTGATGATTCCGAATTATTCAAAACCAGATGATTGGGAAAAGTTTAATGCGTTAGGAGTAACTCAATATGGGCAAATGACAGCAGGAAGTTACATGTATATAGGTCCACAAGGAATTGTACATGGAACAACAATTACTGTGTTAAACGGATTCAGAAAAATAGGAAAGTCTCCAAAAGGTAATTTATTTGTTACTGCTGGTTTAGGAGGAATGAGTGGTGCGCAACCAAAAGCAGGAAATATAGCAGGTTGTATTACAGTGTGTGCTGAGGTGAATCCGAAAATAACGCAGGTTCGTTTAGATCAAGGTTGGATTGATGAAAAAATCACAGACTTAGATGAATTAGTAGCACGTGTTAGAAAAGCAAAGGAAAACGAAGAAGTTGTTTCGTTAGCATATTTAGGAAACATAGTGGATGTTTGGGAAAAGTTTGCTGAAGAAAATGTGTATATTGATTTAGGTTCAGATCAAACATCGTTGCACAATCCATGGGCAGGAGGTTATTATCCAGTAGATATGTCGTTTGAAGAATCAAACGAAATGATGGCGAATAATCCAGAGTTGTTTAAAGAAAAAGTACAAGAAACCTTACGTCGTCACGCAAAAGCGATTAATAAACATACAGAAAAAGGAACGTATTTCTTTGATTACGGGAATGCCTTTTTATTGGAAGCGAGTAGAGCAGGAGCTGATGTAATGAACCCAAATCCGACGTTGGGAAGAGAGTTCAAGTATCCTAGTTATGTACAAGATATTATGGGGCCTATGTGTTTTGATTATGGTTTTGGGCCTTTCCGTTGGGTATGTACTTCAGGAAAACCAGAAGATTTAGCCAAAACGGATGCGATTGCTTGTAAGGTATTGGAGAAAATTATGAAAAAATCTCCAGAAGAAATCCAACAACAAATGGCAGATAATATTCAGTGGATTAAAGGAGCGCAAGAAAATAAGTTAGTTGTAGGTTCACAAGCACGTATTTTATATGCAGACGCTGAAGGACGTATGAAAATAGCAGAAGCGTTTAACAAAGTAATTAAGAAAGGAAAAATTGGTCCAGTAGTCTTAGGTCGTGATCATCATGATGTATCTGGAACTGATTCACCTTACCGTGAAACTTCTAATATTTATGATGGTTCGCGCTTTACAGCAGATATGGCAATTCATAATGTAATAGGAGATAGTTTTAGAGGAGCTACTTGGGTTTCTATTCACAATGGAGGTGGAGTAGGTTGGGGAGAAGTAATTAATGGAGGGTTTGGCATGCTTCTTGATGGTTCTAAAGATGCATCAAGGCGCTTAAAATCAATGCTTTTCTGGGATGTGAATAACGGAATAGCAAGACGTAGTTGGGCACGAAATAATGAAGCTGTTTTTGCGATTAAACGTGCCATGGAAGTTGAAAAGAAACTAAAAGTTACACTTCCAAACTTAGTGGACGATGCGTTATTAGAAAACATGTAA
- a CDS encoding DUF4136 domain-containing protein yields the protein MKNLKLLFLPIVALLITSCSSVRVVTDYDTQTDFNKYKTFAFYKTGIDKAPISDLDKKRIMRAIEAELTAKGMTKSATPDVLVSLFTKSRERINVNDNFYGGFYYPWYYGPSPVTVSQYTEGTLFIDLLDADKKELVWQGIGTGALSTSSVERKEARIKEFVAEIMAEYPPNAKK from the coding sequence ATGAAAAATTTAAAATTACTTTTTTTGCCAATTGTAGCTTTACTAATTACTTCATGTAGTTCAGTAAGAGTAGTAACGGATTATGATACACAAACAGATTTTAATAAATACAAAACGTTTGCGTTTTACAAAACAGGCATAGACAAAGCTCCAATCTCTGATTTAGATAAAAAACGTATTATGCGTGCTATTGAAGCAGAGTTGACGGCGAAAGGGATGACAAAGTCAGCTACCCCAGATGTTTTAGTGAGTTTGTTTACAAAGTCTCGTGAACGTATTAATGTGAATGATAATTTCTATGGAGGATTTTACTATCCATGGTATTATGGACCAAGTCCAGTAACTGTTTCTCAATATACCGAAGGTACGTTGTTTATTGATTTGTTAGATGCTGACAAAAAAGAGTTAGTATGGCAAGGGATAGGAACGGGAGCTTTGAGTACAAGTAGTGTAGAAAGAAAGGAAGCTCGTATTAAAGAATTTGTGGCTGAGATTATGGCGGAGTATCCACCTAACGCTAAAAAGTAA
- a CDS encoding DUF5522 domain-containing protein, with product MRNKILKPTPDEYYTNEQGYRVFKEAYHLRRGYCCKSGCKHCPYGYDKNTDSFK from the coding sequence ATGAGAAATAAGATATTAAAACCCACTCCTGATGAGTATTATACTAATGAGCAAGGGTATAGGGTTTTTAAAGAAGCGTATCATTTACGACGAGGATATTGTTGTAAAAGTGGTTGTAAACACTGTCCGTATGGATATGATAAAAATACCGATAGTTTCAAATAA
- a CDS encoding DUF4197 domain-containing protein, with amino-acid sequence MKKITVFFIALTFMGCAELQKVVNQLPQGGVLTQEQIGNGLRQALDNGIQHQVTKLTSKDGFYKNDLVKILLPEELQAVDKGLRKIGLGNLADEGLKAINRTAEDAVKTATPIFVNAVKEITFTDAKNILLGADNAATSYLEGKTTSALYAEFNPVIKNSFSKVGADKIWSNLITKYNSIPFVKKVNPDLTDYVTTEALDGVFTMISVEEKGIRNKVGLRNTALLRQVFALQDSK; translated from the coding sequence ATGAAAAAAATTACAGTATTCTTTATTGCACTTACTTTTATGGGATGTGCAGAATTACAAAAAGTAGTAAATCAATTACCACAAGGAGGGGTGTTAACACAAGAACAGATTGGTAATGGTTTGCGTCAAGCTTTAGATAACGGAATTCAGCATCAAGTAACTAAATTAACTTCAAAAGATGGTTTTTATAAAAATGACTTGGTAAAAATTTTATTACCAGAGGAATTACAAGCAGTAGACAAGGGGTTGAGAAAGATAGGTTTAGGTAATTTAGCTGATGAAGGATTAAAAGCAATTAATAGAACTGCTGAGGATGCTGTAAAAACAGCAACTCCAATTTTTGTGAACGCCGTTAAGGAAATTACGTTTACAGATGCAAAAAATATTTTATTAGGAGCTGATAACGCAGCGACTTCTTATTTAGAAGGAAAAACAACTTCTGCATTATATGCTGAGTTTAATCCAGTTATTAAAAACTCATTTTCGAAAGTAGGAGCTGATAAAATTTGGTCAAACTTAATCACGAAATACAATAGTATTCCGTTTGTTAAAAAAGTGAATCCAGACTTAACAGACTATGTAACAACTGAAGCGTTAGATGGTGTGTTTACTATGATTTCAGTTGAAGAAAAAGGAATACGTAATAAAGTAGGATTACGTAATACAGCATTATTACGTCAGGTATTTGCGTTACAGGATAGTAAATAG
- a CDS encoding ABC transporter substrate-binding protein yields MNTNKKYKRIISLVPSQTELLVDLGLEDNILGITKFCVHPTHLTKTKTIVGGTKNIKIDKIKELQPDIILCNREENTKEIVEACQQVAFTHVSDIFTLTDSIELISLYGSFFEKQIEAKKITNKLESKIIDFKKFIKNKKSRKVAYFIWRNPWMVAASNTFINHLLELNKFENVYANEKRYPEVDIKNINKKKPELILLSSEPFPFKEKHILEIIEHTNNLTPILVDGEYFSWYGSRLLKAFDYFKELHNRA; encoded by the coding sequence ATGAACACTAACAAAAAATATAAAAGAATTATTTCTTTAGTTCCTAGTCAAACAGAACTTTTAGTTGATTTAGGTCTCGAAGACAATATATTAGGAATAACAAAATTTTGCGTTCACCCAACACACTTAACTAAAACAAAAACTATTGTTGGTGGCACCAAAAACATAAAAATAGATAAAATTAAAGAGCTTCAACCAGACATTATTCTTTGTAACAGAGAAGAAAACACCAAAGAAATAGTAGAAGCCTGCCAGCAAGTAGCGTTTACCCATGTTTCTGATATTTTTACACTTACAGACTCCATAGAGTTAATTTCTTTGTACGGAAGTTTTTTTGAGAAGCAAATTGAAGCTAAAAAAATAACTAATAAATTAGAGTCAAAAATAATTGATTTTAAAAAGTTTATTAAAAATAAAAAAAGTAGAAAAGTTGCTTATTTTATTTGGAGAAATCCTTGGATGGTTGCAGCAAGTAATACGTTTATAAATCACCTGCTAGAATTAAACAAATTTGAAAATGTTTATGCTAACGAAAAAAGGTATCCAGAAGTTGACATAAAAAATATCAATAAGAAAAAACCAGAATTAATTTTACTTTCTTCTGAACCTTTTCCTTTCAAAGAAAAACACATTCTTGAGATTATAGAACACACTAACAACCTGACTCCTATATTGGTTGACGGTGAATACTTTTCTTGGTACGGTAGTAGACTGTTAAAAGCTTTTGATTACTTTAAGGAGTTACACAACAGGGCTTGA
- a CDS encoding LytR/AlgR family response regulator transcription factor: MKISILIVDEENSARLRFKNLVSDYSFIETVDESSNGLDAIKKINTLNPDVVYLDTKINDMTGFDIIEKITLPKKPIFIFTASSNEHAVKAFDYFAFDYLLKPLKEDRFYASIKKVIDYKKIEKLSDLDNIIDLVKEKTPIEMPVKGTKINIKSGNKIIFLERNAIKYISASGYYVEIFTTDNKKYLLRESLSSIIKRLNSNFFVRIHRSTIINSNFIDEIITSNYGETDVKINDNKTFRVSKSYKKDFQELMGVK; this comes from the coding sequence ATGAAAATATCAATTCTAATCGTTGACGAAGAAAATTCTGCTAGACTTCGGTTTAAAAACTTAGTGAGCGATTACAGTTTTATAGAAACTGTTGATGAATCTTCTAATGGCTTAGACGCTATAAAGAAAATCAACACTTTAAACCCAGATGTTGTATATCTTGACACCAAAATAAACGATATGACTGGGTTTGATATTATCGAAAAAATAACTCTACCTAAAAAGCCTATTTTTATTTTCACAGCTTCTTCTAACGAACATGCTGTGAAAGCTTTTGACTACTTTGCTTTTGATTATCTTTTAAAACCATTAAAAGAAGATCGTTTTTATGCTTCTATTAAAAAGGTTATTGATTATAAGAAAATAGAAAAACTTTCAGATTTAGATAACATCATAGATCTAGTAAAAGAGAAGACTCCTATTGAAATGCCTGTAAAAGGAACCAAGATTAATATTAAATCGGGAAACAAAATAATTTTCTTAGAACGAAACGCTATTAAGTATATATCCGCTTCAGGTTATTATGTAGAAATTTTCACTACTGATAATAAAAAGTATCTACTACGTGAATCTTTATCAAGCATAATTAAAAGGTTAAACTCTAATTTTTTTGTTAGAATTCACAGATCTACTATAATCAACTCTAATTTTATTGATGAGATCATCACTTCCAATTATGGTGAGACAGATGTAAAAATTAACGATAACAAAACTTTTAGAGTAAGTAAAAGCTATAAAAAAGATTTTCAAGAACTTATGGGTGTTAAATAA